The nucleotide window TGAACTATGGCCTGTTTTTTACGGCGGTGGACGGCTGGTTACGGACTGGGAGTGTGAAGCAAGTCACGCAGCTTCACCCTAAGTCAGATCAAGAAGCCATGCGGTTGGGAGCCAATTACGCAAATACCGGGCACACGGGTGTCGGGCGGATTGGTGATGCCGGCGGTGATAGTCGGTTAAGTAACTGGGGGACCGATTTTATTCTGCGTTCGTTGATTATCTGGTTTGGTGTGTTTTGGTATCTATGGTTGAAACTAAAGAAGTAAGATGTGCTTAGGCGCTTTGAATTAGGCCGACTCTAACTGCTTGTTGTTTAGCAAACGGCTAAAATCAGTCTGAGTTTTGAGAAATATATTTACTAAAAGAATGAATTTCAGTTAAGCGCTGACCCCCATAATGGTTTGGCGTTTTTTTAGTTTGATCGTTAAGACACTTGGCTTGCTAAATGTAACTATGAGTATTACAGTATAACTGTAAACAAAACGAAAAGGGGTTCTTCAATATGACAAACGTATTAGTTCTCGGTGCCAATGGTAAGATTGCCAAGCTGGCTACGGCTCAGTTGTTGGCGGAATCCGACGCACATTTAACGTTATTTTTACGAAACGCTAAGCGCTTAGCAAGTGCGGCCAGCGACCGCGTCAAGGTGGTTGACGGTGACGCCAGCAAGCCGACAGATTTGCAGGCAGCCATGGCCGGTATTGACGTGGTATACGCCAACTTGGCTGGCCACAACATCGAGGCCGAAGCTCAGGCGGTGGTAAGCGCCATGGACGCTGCCGGTGTGAAGCGTTTAGTTTGGATCTCGACGTTGGGCATCTACGATGAAGTTCCGGGTGCTTATGGCAAATGGAATCATCAGATGTTGGACGGTGGCTATCTGGAGACTTACAGTGCTGCAGCTAAGGTCATTGAGGGTTCCGACCTGGATTACA belongs to Levilactobacillus yonginensis and includes:
- a CDS encoding SDR family oxidoreductase yields the protein MTNVLVLGANGKIAKLATAQLLAESDAHLTLFLRNAKRLASAASDRVKVVDGDASKPTDLQAAMAGIDVVYANLAGHNIEAEAQAVVSAMDAAGVKRLVWISTLGIYDEVPGAYGKWNHQMLDGGYLETYSAAAKVIEGSDLDYTLIRPAWLSNKDEVDYETTQKGEAFKGTEVSRKSIADLVNKLVADPSQAIRASLGVNKPNTDGDKPSWY